One Shewanella sp. MR-4 DNA window includes the following coding sequences:
- a CDS encoding ABC transporter ATP-binding protein has translation MLSMKNISKVFKTDLVETHALRDFNLEVNEGEFVAVTGPSGSGKTTFLNIAGLLEGFTHGDYFLDGINVSNLSDNKSAAVRNEKIGFIFQGFNLIPDLNLAENIEVPLRYRGFSAKERKRRVEQALEQVGLGARMKHLPTQLSGGQQQRVAIARALAGEPRFLLADEPTGNLDSLMARQVMELLENINQSGTTIIMVTHDPELARRAQRNIQIVDGQVCDFTMYQPNAARSASHGSVDKLVANAQG, from the coding sequence ATGTTATCAATGAAGAATATCAGCAAGGTTTTTAAAACGGACTTAGTGGAAACCCACGCGCTGCGGGATTTCAACCTTGAGGTGAATGAGGGCGAGTTTGTGGCGGTCACTGGTCCTTCTGGCTCAGGCAAAACCACCTTCTTAAATATCGCAGGCTTGCTCGAAGGCTTCACCCATGGGGATTATTTTTTAGATGGAATTAATGTCTCTAACCTTAGTGATAACAAGAGTGCCGCCGTACGCAACGAGAAGATTGGCTTTATCTTCCAAGGCTTTAACTTGATCCCCGATCTTAACCTCGCGGAAAATATTGAGGTGCCGCTGCGCTACCGTGGTTTTAGTGCCAAGGAGCGTAAACGCCGTGTGGAGCAAGCGTTAGAGCAAGTGGGCTTAGGTGCGCGGATGAAGCATTTACCGACCCAGCTATCCGGCGGTCAGCAGCAAAGGGTGGCGATTGCCCGCGCTTTAGCGGGGGAGCCACGCTTCCTGCTCGCCGACGAACCTACGGGTAACCTCGACAGTTTAATGGCCCGCCAAGTGATGGAATTATTAGAGAATATTAACCAATCTGGCACCACGATCATCATGGTGACCCACGATCCTGAACTGGCCCGCCGTGCCCAGCGCAATATTCAAATAGTCGATGGTCAGGTCTGCGACTTTACCATGTATCAACCCAATGCGGCCCGCAGTGCAAGCCACGGCAGTGTCGATAAACTGGTTGCTAACGCCCAAGGCTAG